Proteins from one Procambarus clarkii isolate CNS0578487 chromosome 8, FALCON_Pclarkii_2.0, whole genome shotgun sequence genomic window:
- the LOC138359614 gene encoding uncharacterized protein — MTGETGCRPARLAEATSVAAAVVTAPAMSGSCSRVAAAAELQQQQSCSSSRVAAAAELQQQPSCSSTRVITATLPELQQQQSCRSSRVAAAAELQQPQSCSSCRVVAAAEL, encoded by the exons ATGACCGGAGAAACTGGCTGCCGGCCAGCACGGCTTGCAGAAGCAACATCAGTTGCAGCAGCAGTGGTTACAGCTCCAGCAATG AGTGGTAGCTGCAGCagagttgcagcagcagcagagttgcagcagcagcagagttgcagcagcagcagagttgcagcagcagcagagttgcAGCAGCAGCCGAGTTGTAGCAGCACCAGAGTGATAACAGCAACACTGCCagagttgcagcagcagcagagttgcAGAAGCAGCagagttgcagcagcagcagagttgcAGCAGCCGCAGAGTTGCAGCAGCTGCAGAGTTGTAGCAGCAGCAGAGTTGTAG